Part of the Amycolatopsis sp. 195334CR genome is shown below.
TCCGCGGGGTGCAGAGCAGGCTGGGCGAGGTTCTCGCCTGGCGCAACCTGTTCTGGGGCCTGTCGGATGCCTCGGCCCGCAACCCGGTGGCGTGGAAGAACGGTGCCGTGCTGCCCAACCCGGCGTACGGCCAGGCGTACCGGTGGTTCATGCAGATCGGGTACCCGCGGGTGCGCGAGATCGTGATGCAGGACGTGGCCAGCGGCTTGATCTACTCGAACTCGAGCGCCGAGGACTTCGCGAACCCGGAGATCCGGCCGTACCTGGACAAGTACGTCCGCGGTTCGGAGGGCGTGGATTCGGTCGAGCGGATGAAGGTGATGAAGCTCCTGTGGGACGCCGTCGGCACCGAGTTCGGCGGGCGGCACGAGCTGTACGAGCGCAACTACGCGGGGAACCACGAGAACACCCGGGTGGAACTGCTCAACGCGCAGCTGGCCAGCGGTGAGGTCGAGGGTTACAAGGCCTTCGTCGACCAGTGCATGTCGGAGTACGACCTGAACGGCTGGACGGTCCCCGACCTCTCCTCGTTCAACGACCTCCGCCAATTCCGAGGCAACATCCTGAACGGCTAGCACCACAACAACAAGGGCTCCCGAGGCAACCCCCTCGGGAGCCCTTTTTTTCAGGCCCACGCACCGGCAGCCGGCCGCAATCCGGCACCAAACCGGCGGCCGGCAACGAAACGGGACCAACCACCCCAACCTGACCTCCCCCATCCCGGTCCCCAGCCAAAAACACGGCGAAGGCCCCCAAGTCAAGGCATCTTTCCCGCCTTGACTTGGGGGCCTTCGCCGTAGTCACACTAAAAGACCGGGTTGGGGGCCCCGATCACCCGCACTACCCCCGCGGGCTGTTCTGATACGCGGCCAGCTTCCACTGGCCCTCCTCCTTCACCACGACCCACGACGCGCGGATCGCACGCTCGTCCGAAACCTCCGTCTCGGACCCGTGCATCACCCCGCCCTGCGTGATGAGGACACCAGCCTCCGCGCTGAAGAACTCGATGCTGATCGGCTGCCCGGTGACCCGGGTGCCCTTGTACGGCCCCGAGAACGCGCCGGCCATGAACGCGCGGATCTCGTCCTTGCTCTTGCGGAACAGCCCCGGCAGGATCATCGTGCCGTTCTCGGTGAACACGTCGGCGAAGGCGTCGGCGTCGTGCGCGGCCCAGGCCGCGATGATGCGCTGGGGGATGTGCGCGACGGCGGCCTGGTCCCCGGCGGACGGGGTGGTCCGGACTGCGGCAGTGGTCATCTCCGGTGTCTCCCTCGGCTCAGATGTACAGGGTGTTCGGCTCGAGCCCGCACAGGACCCGCCCGTACAGCTCGTTGTTGGTGTTGGGGTGCATCAGCGCGTGCAGGTTGACCGCCTGGATGTCCCGCGAGATCCGCTGGATCGGCACGTCGCTGTAGATCGACGAACCACCGCTGGCGGTGGCGAAGATGTCCACCGCCTCCTTGGCCAGCTTGACCACGGCGCCCATGTCGGCGCGGGCCTGGGCGCGCTCCTCGAGCTTCCACTCGGCGCCCTGCTCGCCCTTGCCGTCCACCAGCGACGTCAGCCGCTGGGCGTGGAAGCCGATCTGATCGACCTTCAGCGTGCCCTCGGCCGCCTGGAAGTGGGTGATCGGCGCCTCGGCCTGGTTCTCGTAGGCGGTGTAGGTGATCTTCCGCTTGCCGACGCGCTCGAAGAACGCCTCCTTCGCGGCCTGCGCGACACCGACCACGGTGCCGATCGAGGACGCGGACGCCACCGGCAGCAGCGCGTTGCGGTAGATCGGCGAGTTCGCGTTCAGCTGCGACGCGTACTGGCCCTGCAGCACCAGCGGCAGCGGGATGACCCGGGCCGAGGGCACGAAGAGGTCCTGCGCCACGGTGCTGACGCTGCCGGTGCCCTTGAGGCCCGAGGTGTGCCAGTCGTCGACGATGGTCAGCTCGGACATCGGCACCAGCGCCATCACCGGCACCGGCTGCTGGTCGGGCGCGATCAGCACGGCGATGATCTCCTGCCAGTGCGCGTGGTGCGCACCGCTGATGAAGCTCCACTTGCCGTTGACCACGATGCCGCCGTCGACCGGTGCGGCCATCGCGGACGGGCTGAGCGTGCCGCAGATGCGCACGTCAGGAGTGGAGAACACCTCGTCCTGGACCTCGTCCGGGAAGGTGCAGGCCATCCAGGTGGGGATCCAGTAGACGGACGCGGTCCACGAGGTGGAGGCGTCGGCGCGGCCGAGCTCGGTGGCCACGTCGACCAGGGTGCGCGTGTCGGCTTCGTAGCCGCCGTAGCGCTTCGGCACGCGGAGCTTGAACACGCCGGCGTCGGCCAGCGCCTCGATCGACTCGTCGTGGATGCGCCGGTTCTCCTCGGCCCAGGCCGCGTGCTTCTTGATCAGCGGCGAAAGCTCGGACGCGCGACGAACAAGTTGCTCCCGCGTCGGAAGATCGATCGTCGTCATCAGTATTTCCTCCTAGAAAAAAATTGGCCGAGAATCACCCGACAATCCTCCCGATGGTCGCATTCCCAGCGGCGAGCGGAGTCTTCTCGATTGCCGCACCGGCCAGGCAATTCGGGAGAAGCGCGGCCGGTTCGCGGCTCGATACGATCCGATTCCGCCGGATGAATCACCAGAAGGGTGCGGGAGAACATGAGCACTGCACAGGACCGGATCCCGCTGTCGCTCAACCAGGAGTTCCTGTGCATGTGGGACCAGGGCGACGAGGCGGGGCCGTTCGGCCCGAAGTACAACATCATCTTCGGCGTGCGGATCGACGGCACCGTCGACGAGGGCGTGCTCCAGTCCGCTTTGGACGATGTGGTGGAGCGCCACGAAGCCCTGCGCACGCTGATCATCCGCGATGAGAAGTACCAGAAGGTGCTGCCGCCGAGCCGGGTCCCGCTGACCGTGCGCGAGCTGGGCGACCTCCCGGTGGGTGACCGCCAGCTGCGCGCCGAGCAGTTCATCGGCGAGATCGAGTCGGGTTCGTACGGCGCGGTGGAACTGCCGCTGATCCGGGCGTTCCTCGGCCGGTTCGACGCGACCGACGCGGTGCTCGTGCTGATCGTGCACCACACCGCGGCCGACGAGTGGTCGATGCCGCTGATCATGCGCGACCTCGCCGCGCTCTACGCCGGCCGGCTGGAGAACCGCCCGCACGGGCTGCCCGAAGCCCGCCAGTACCCCGAGTACTCGGTGTGGGAGAAGGAGAAGCTGACCTCCGAGTCGGCCGCGAAGTCGCGCGAGTTCTGGGCCAAGGAACTGGAAGGCGCCCAGATCCTGCCGCTGAAGACGCACTTCGCGCGCTCGGAAGGCCGGGACAAGACCACCTCCTGGCACCGGTTCTCCATCGCCGAGGACCTCGGCGCGGCGCTGCTGAGCACCGCGAAGGCCACCCGCAGCTCGCCGTTCATGGTGCTGCTCGCGGCGTACAACGCCTTCCTGCACAAGCTGACCGGCGAAACCGACGTGGTGGTGATGACCTTCACCTCCGGTCGTGGCGAGGCCGCCTTCCACGACACCGTCGGCGCCTTCTTCAACTACCTCCCGCTGCGCACCGACCTCAGCGGCTGCGAGACCTTCGCCGACGTGGTGAGCCGGACCCGGCGCACCTGCCTGCGCGCCTACGCGCAGGACATCCCGTTCGGCGAGATCGCCGGCCAGGCCCCGCAGCTGATGGGGCCGGGCATGGCCGACGACGGCGCGCCGTGCGCGTTCCAGGTGTTCCGCTCGCCGTTCGCCGCGGCCGGTGACGCGGGCGGGTTCACCTACACCGAAATCCGCCGCCGCCTGCTGCCCCAGGCCGCGGGCGGCGACATCCCGGACGGCTCGATGTGGCACATCGACATGGAGTTCGAGGGCGAGATGGCAGGCACCCTCGGCTTCAACACCAATCTGTACGACGCGGACGGCATGCGTGAGCTGGCCGCGAACTTCCTCGGCACGCTGAAGAACACCGTCGGCGCGCCGGACACCCCGCTGGACCAGATCTAGCCGACGAACAACCGGAGGATGGGCGAGATGACGAGCAACCTGGACCTCGAGCAGGCGGTCGGGAAGATCTGGAAGGAGGTGCTGAGCGTGCCGGACGGCAAGGGCGAGGCCACCTTCTTCGACCTCAACGGCGACTCGATCACCGCGGTGCGCCTGGTTTCCCGGATCGAGGACGAGATCGGCGTGGAGATCGAGGTCGGTGACATCTTCGAGGAGGACCCCTCACTGGCCGTGCTGGTCAAGGACGTGGCGGCGAAGGCGGCGGCCCGGTGAGCGGACTGGTCCGCGTCCGGTCCGGCCACAGCCTCGACGAGGTCGAAGAGATCCTCGAGCGTGATGGTGCGATCGTCGTCGAGGACTTCGCCGACGACATCACGCGTGAGGCGCTGCTGGCCGACTTCCGGCCGGCGCTGGAGGCACAGGGGTACGGCGAGGACTGGTACAACGGCACGCGCACCCGCCGGGTGTCCTCGCTGTTCGGGCGCACCAAGGAACTGACGCCGATCGTGACGCACCCGCTGTACCTCGGGGCGGCGCGGCGGATCATGCAGAAGCCGGTGCCGATCTGGCTGGGCCGGTCGCGCGTGGAGATGACGCCGACCATCCAGATCAGCGGTACGCAGTTGATCGAGATCCACCCGGGGCAGGGCAAGCAGCCGCTGCACCGCGACGACGCGCTGCACCTGCGGCGGCACCCCGGCCCGACCAGCCGGGTGCAGATCATGGTGGCGCTGAGCGAGTTCACCGCGGAGAACGGTGGCACGCTGGTGATCCCGGGGAGCCACCACTGGGACGACGAGCGGGCCCCGCTGGCGAGCGAGGCCATCCCGACGGAAATGGCGCCCGGTGGGGCGTTGATCTGGCTGGGCGGCGTCTACCACGGCGGCGGGAAGAACGTGGCCGAGACTCCGCGTACCGGGATGACCATCGCGCTGGACCTCGGGAACCTCCGGCAGGAGGAGAACCAGTACCTCGCCGTGCCGCGGGAGATGGTCCTCGCCTACCCGGAGGAGGTGCGGCGGCTGCTGGGGTACGACCGGTGCCCGCCGGGGCTGGGCTGGTACGAGATGGAGGACCCGTACGAGCTGCTCACCGCGGAAGACTGAACACCGACCACGAAGGCCCCCGCGCACGGGATGCGCGGGGGCCTTCGTGGTGCCTTCCTGCCTATGTGGGTGAAAAGACGAGTGCTGTGAATGTGGCTTTCACTGCGGAATCCGCAGTGAAAGCCACATTCACAGCATGGGGCCGTCAGGCCGGCTTCAGGATCACCGGGAGGGAGCGGTGGCCGTTCATGATGAAGGTGGGCAGCGGCTGCAGCTCCTCGCGCGGCACCGCCAGGTCCAGCTCGGGGAAGCGGGCGAACAAAGTGGACAGGCCGATGGTGGCGACCGCCCTGGCGATACCGGCGCCGAGGCAGAAGTGCGGGCCGAGGCCGAACGACAGGTGGTCCTTGTCCTCACGGGTGATGTCGAAGACGTCGGCGCTGTCGCCGTGCACCGCGGGGTCGCGGCCGATGGCGCTGTAGTTCACCAGGAGCGCGTCGCCCTTGGGGATGGTGACGCCGTCCAGCTCGATGTCCTCCACGGCGTAGCGCAGCGGCAGGTGCGCCAGGGGCGACTCCACGCGCAGCGTCTCGTCGATCACCGCGTCCCAGTCCAGCTGACCGCTGGTGACCAGGTCGAGCTGGTCCCGGTGGGTCAGCAGCGCGGTGATCGCGTTGTCGAAGAAGTTGATCGTGGTCTCCGAACCGGCACCGAGGATGGCGAAGATGGTGTCGGTCAGCTCGTCCTCGGACAGGCGCGTGCCGTCCTCGTCGCGGGAGGCGATCAGGTCGCTGGTGATGTCCTCGCCGGGGTTCGCGCGCTTCTCCGCGATCAGCTCGGCCATCGCGCCGCGCCAGCCGCCGAGGATGGCCTGGGCCTGCTCCGGGGTGACGGTGGTGTCCACCATCATGTCGATCACCTTGGCGGTGCTCTGCCGCGCCGCCTCGCCCATCCCGATCAGGTCGGCGACCAGCATCGCGGGCAGCGGGTAGGCGAACGCCTCGCGCAGGTCGACCTGCTGGCCGGCGGGCACCTGCTCCAGCGCGCCGATCAGCATCTCGGTCAGCTCGTGGATGCGCGGCTTGATCGCCTCGGTGCGGCGGCGGGTGAACGCCTTGCCGACCAGGCGGCGCAGGCGCACGTGGTCCTTGCCGTAGGCGGTCACCATGTTGTCCATGGCGATCCAGCTGATCATCTCCCAGTCACGCGGGATCTCGCCGTTGATGAAGGCGGGCCAGTGGTTGCGCGCGCTCTTGGTCACCCGCGAATCGGTCAGCACCTTCTTGATCTCGGCGTAGCTGTTCAGCGACCACACGACCACGCCGCCGGGCAGCTCCACCTGGACCGCCGCGCCCTGCTTGCGCAGGCCGTCGGCTTCGCCGTGGATGTCCCGGCCGGTGGTGTCGAGGGCGTAGGGGCAGCGTTTCTCCATCTGATCTCTCCCGGATTCGTGCCAAAGGCCACCGGAAAGCCGGCGGGGCTACACACGGCGGATGCTACGGACGGAAAACGCACTGGTGAAGGCCCATTCGCGGCATTCGGAGCAAGGCGGCAATCGAGAAGAGGGACAATTCTCCGGAATTGCCGCGGAATGCTCGCGAGATTGACCACCGGCACCGCCCGGTGATTCACTCGCGGTTCGCGTGAGCGATGACCGGCGGGCGCGTGAGGAACCCATAGCGCGAGCGGGAAGAAGTTCGCTCGAGTACCGCTGACCTGCGCGAAGGCCCCGTGGCGCTGGGCACAATGGGAGAAGACGCCGCCGAAGCCGCGCTGCATGCTGGAACCCGATCGTGTGAACCTCGCGGTGAGACGAAAAAGGACTGATGGGGAGTGCGGCGTGAGTGTTGAGCGGATTTCGATTGTCGGCATCGGTCTCAGCTACCCCGACGCCAGTTCTCCGGACGAGCTCTGGGAGAACGTGCTGGCGGGGCGGCGAGCATTCCGCCGGCTACCCGACGAGCGGATGAACCGCGAGGACTACTACTCGCCGGACCCCGAAGCGCCGGACCGGTTCTACGCGGAGAAGGCCGCGGTGCTGCGGGACTTCGAGTTCGACCGGGTCAAGTACAAGGTCGCGGGCAGCACCTTCCGCACCACCGACATGACGCACTGGCTGGCGCTGGACGTGGCCGCCAGGGCGCTGGCCGACGCGGGCTTCCCCGAGGGCGAGGGCCTGCCCAAGCTGAGCACCGGCGTGGTGCTGGGCAACAGCCTCACCGGTGAGTTCTCCCGGGCGAACATCATGCGCCTGCGGTGGCCCTACGTCCGCCGCACGGTCGCCGCCGCGCTGGCCGAGAAGGGCTGGGGCGAGGAGGACATCGCCACCTTCCTCGGTGAGCTGGAGGTCCAGTACAAGGCGCCGTTCCCGGAGATCAACGAGGACACCCTGGCCGGTGGCCTGGCCAACACCATCGCCGGCCGCATCTGCAACTACTTCGACCTCGGCGGCGGCGGGTTCACCGTGGACGGTGCCTGCTCCTCCTCGCTGCTGTCCATCGTGACCGCGGCCAACGCGCTCGTCGAGCACGACGTGGACGTGGCGCTCGCCGGCGGTGTCGACCTCTCGATCGACCCGTTCGAGGTGATCGGCTTCGCCAAGACCGGCGCGCTGGCCACCGGCGAGATGAAGGTCTACGACGCCGACTCCAACGGGTTCTGGCCCGGCGAGGGCTCCGGCATGGTCGTGCTGATGCGCGAGGAGGACGCGATCGCCCGCGGCGCCCGCATCTACGCGACCCTGGCGGGCTGGGGCGTTTCCTCCGACGGCAAGGGCGGCATCACCCGGCCCGAGGCCGCCGGGCACCGCCTCGCCCTGACCCGCGCGTACAACCGCGCCGGGTACGGCGTCGAGAGCGTGTCCTACTTCGAAGGCCACGGCACCGGCACCGCGCTCGGTGACGAGACCGAGATCATCGCGCTGTCCGGCGCCCGCCGCGACGCCGCCCCGGACGCGGAGAAGGCAGCGCTCGGCACCATCAAGGGCAACTTCGGCCACACCAAGGCCGCGGCCGGGATCGCCGGGCTGATCAAGGCGACGCTGGCGGTCTACCACCAGGTGATCCCGCCGGGCACCGGGCAGAACGAGCCGCACCCGCTGCTCACCGCCGACGACGCCACCATGTACGTGCCGCGCGAAGCCGGGCTTTTCCCGGCGGGCAAGGAAATCCGCGCCGGTGTCTCGGCGATGGGCTTCGGTGGCATCAACTCCCACGTCACCGTCGAGCAGGGTCCGGACGTCGAGCGCCGCGAGGACCTCGACGAGCGCACCCGCGCGCTGGTCACCGGCCGCCAGGACGCCGAGCTGCTGCTGCTCGACGCCGAGGACCTGACCCAGCTGCGCGACCGCGTCGCCGAACTGGTCTCCGTCGCCGCGAAGCTGTCCATGGCCGAGCTGACCGACCTGGCGGGCACGCTCGCCGGTGAGCTCTCCGGTGGTGCCGCCCGCGCCGCGATCGTCGCCACCAACCCCGAGGACGCCGCGCGCAAGCTCGACCGGCTGCGCGGCCGCCTCGACGGTGGCGAGAGCAGCGTCTTCAGCGCGTCGGAGGGCATCTACGCGGGCAACCGCAACGCCACCCCGAAGATCGCCTACCTGTTCCCCGGCCAGGGTTCCGGCCGCGGCGCGGTCGGCGCGATCCGCCGCCGCTTCACCGCGGCCGAGGAGATCTTCACCCAGGCCGGGCTGCCCACCGACGGCGATCAGGTGGCCACCGAGGTGGCCCAGCCCCGGATCGTCACCGGCTCGCTGGCCGCGCTGCGTGTGCTGCGCGGGCTCGGCATCGAGGCGGACACCGCGGTCGGGCACAGCCTCGGCGAGCTGACCGCCCTGCACTGGGGCGGCGCGATGGACGAGCAGCAGGTGCTGCGCCTGGCCGGGATCCGCGGCAAGGTGATGGCCTCGGCCAGCGACGGCGGCGGGGCGATGGCCGGTCTGCAGGCCGAGCCCAACCAGGCCGAGCGCTTCGCCGAGGGCGAGGACGTGGTCATCGCCGGGTACAACGCCCCGCGCCAGACCGTCCTTTCCGGACCGGCCGACGCGATCGACCGGGTCTGCGAGAAGGCCCGCGCCCAGGGCGTCACCGCCACCCGCATCAACGTTTCGCACGCCTTCCACTCGCCGCTGGTCGAACCGGCCGCGGTGGCGATGACCGAGCAGCTCGAGGGCATCGGCTTCGAGCGGCTCACCCGCCCGGTGATCTCCACGGTGACCGGCGACGTGCTGCACGCCGCGGAGAACCTGGCCGAACTGCTGCGCGACCAGATCGTGCAGCCGGTCCGCTTCCGCGAGGCGGCCGCGAAGGCCGCCGAGCGCAGCGACCTGGTGGTCGAGGTCGGCCCCGGCCGTGTCCTTTCCGGACTGTTCAGCGAGATCGCGCCGGACACCCCGGTGCTCTCGGTGGACACCGACAGCGGCTCGCTCTCCGCGGTGCTCGGCGTGGCCGGTGCGGCCTTCGCGCTCGGCGCGGCGCTGGACACCGCGGCGCTGTTCGCCGGTCGCGCGGTCCGGCCGCTGCCGCTGGACGGCGAGATGTCCTTCCTGGAAAGCCCCTGCGAGGCCGCGCCCTCGATCGACCTGGAACTGCTCCGCAGCCAGCAGAGCGCCGAGGCCAAGGCGACCGCCGCCGCGCAGGCCGCTTCCGCCACCGAGACCGACCCGGCCAGCAGCACCCTCGACCTGCTGCGCAAGCTCGCGGCCGAGCGGGTGGAGCTGCCGCTGGAGACGGTCACCGCGGACACGCACCCGCTGGACGACCTGCACCTGTCCTCGATCACCGTCGGCCAGATCGTCAACGACGTGACCCGCGCGCTCGGCCGCCCGCCGCTGGAGGGCATGCCGAACTTCGCCACCGTCTGCCTCGGCGAGCTGGCCGAGATGATCGACGAGCTGGCCGAGACCGCGCAGCGCTCGGACACCGACGCGCCGAAGGGCGAGGTCCCCGGGGTGGCGCCGTGGGTGCGGCCGTTCGCGGTCCAGTACGTGCGGGCCCCGCGCCCCTTCGCCGACATCGGCTCGGGCGGCAGCACCGCCGACTGGACGGTGTACTCGACGGAGGACCACCCGCTGGCCGAGCCGCTGCGGTCGGCGCTGGCCGCCGCGGGCATCGGTGACGGGGTGCTGCTCTGCCTGCCGCCGGACGCCGACGAAAGCCACGTCGGGCTGTTCCTCGACGCCGGCCGCGCGGTGATGGGCGCGCCGACCGGTACCCGCTTCGTGCTGGTGCAGCAGGGACTCGGCGCCTCCGGCCTGGCCAAGACGCTGCGCCTGGAGGATCCCTCGATCCGCACCACGATCGTCGACCTGCCCGACGCCGCGGCCACCAACCCGCTGGCCGTCGAGGAGGCGATGGGCTTCGTGGTCAGCGAGGTCGCCTCGACCATCGACTTCGCCGAGGCCCGCTACGACGCGGGCGGCAACCGCTGGGTGCCGGTGCTCAAGCCGCTGCCCGCGCCGCCGGAGGACCCCGGCCCGTCGCCGCTGTCCGCCGGGGACGTGCTCCTGGTCACCGGTGGTGGCAAGGGCATCACCGCGGAGAGCGCGCTGGCCATCGCCAAGGAGTCCGGCGCGAAGCTGGCGCTGCTCGGCCGCAGCCTGCCCGAGTCCGACACCGAACTGGCCGAGAACCTGGACCGGATGACCGCGGCGGGCATCGACTTCCGCTACGAGTCGGCCGACGTCACCTCGGCCGAGCAGATCAAGGACGCGGTCGAGAAGATGCAGGCCGAACTCGGTGCGGTCACGGCGATCCTGCACGGCGCCGGGCGCAACGAGCCGAGCGCGTTGTTCAGCCTCACCGAGGACACCTTCCGCAAGACGCTCTCGCCGAAGATCGACGGCCTCCGCGCGGTGCTCGCCGCGGTGGACGAGGACAAGATCAAGCTGCTGGTCACCTTCGGCAGCATCATCGGCCGCGCCGGTCTCCGCGGTGAGGCGCACTACGCCACCGCGAACGACTGGATGACCGAGCTGACCCTGCGCTTCGGCCGGGAACACCCGAACGCCAAGGTGCTCGCGCTGGAGTGGTCGGTCTGGTCCGGGGCCGGCATGGGCGAGAAGCTCGGCGTGGTCGGCGCTCTGATGCGCGACGGCATCACGCCGATCCCCACCGAGAACGGCATCGAGATGCTGCGCCAGGTGCTGGCCGACCCGGACTCGCCGCCGGTGCTGGTGGTCTGCGGGCGGACCGGTGGCCTGGCCACCCTGCCGGTGGAGCGCCAGGAACTGCCGCTGACCCGGTTCGTCGACCGCGCGGTGGTGCACTACCCGGGCGTCGAGCTGATCACCGAGGCCGACCTGTCCGCGGGCAGCGACCCGTACCTGGCCGACCACCTGCTCGACGGCGACCTGCTCTTCCCCGCGGTGATCGGCATGGAGGCGATGACCCAGGTGGCCGCCGCGGTCACCGGGCAGAACGGCCCGCCGGTGCTGGAGAACGTCGAGTTCCTGCGGCCGATCGTGGTCTCGCCGGGCGGCTCGACCACCATCCGGCTGGCCGCGCTGGCTCGCAGCGGCGAGGCGGTCGACGTGGTGATCCGCAGTGAGGACACCGGGTTCAGCGCCGACCACTTCCGGGCCCGCCTGCGCTTCCCGCGGCCGGACCTGGGTGCCCAGCCGGGTGCCTTCGCCGACCTGAACAACCCGCTGCCGCCGGTCCCGGTCGACCCGGTGACCGAGCTCTACGGCACGGTCCTGTTCCAGGGCAAGCGGTTCCAGAAGCTGACCGGTTACCGGCGGGCGAGCGCCCGGCACGCGGTGGCCGAGGTGTCCACCGACAGCGGCCACTCGTGGTTCGCGCCCTTCCTGCCGCAGCAGAAGCTGCTGGCCGACCCGGGCACCCGCGACACGATGATGCACGCGATCCAGTGCTGCGTCCCGGACGCGACGCTGCTGCCGCAGGGCATCGAGCGGCTGTTCCTGGCCGACCCGGCCGACCAGGACGTGGAGTACGTGGTGCTCGACGCCCGCGAGCGGTCGCAGGACGGCGACACCTACGTCTACGACCTCGACATCCGCGAGCCGGGTGGCGATCTGGTGGAGCGGTGGGAAGGGCTGTCGCTGCGGGCGGTCCGCAAGCGCGACGGGGCGGGCCCGTGGACGCCGTCGATGCTGGGTTCCTACCTCGAGCGGGCGTGTGAGCGCGTGCTCGGCGGCACCCGCGCGGTGGTGGTGGAGCCCGATCCCCTCGGCGTGGACGTCGGTGCCACCCCGGAGCGGCGGGCGCAGACCAGGCTGGCGCTGTCCAGGGCGATCGGCCGTCCCGCCGAGGTGCAGTACCGCCCGGACGGCAAGCCGGAGACCGACGGCTTCGAGATCTCCGCTTCGCACAGCTCGCGGCTGACCCTCGCGGTGGCCGGGTTCGGGCAGCTCACCTGCGACGTGGAAACCGTAGTCGAGCGCACCGACGACGACTGGGCCGGCCTGCTCGGCAGTGAACTGCTGGCGGTCCGCGACCTCCTCGCCGCCGAAACCGGCGAGTCCGTGGCGGCGGCGAGCACCCGGGTGTGGAGCGCGCTGGAGTGCATCCGCAAGACCGGCGAGATGACCCAGGCGCTGACCGTGCAGCAGGTGCACCCCGACGGGTGGGCGCTGCTGTCCAGCGGCGAGGCCCGCATCGCGACCTGGGCCACCACGATCGAAGACCGGCCGGACCCCGTGGTCTTCGCGGTACTCGAGGGAGAGGAAAGCTGAGAATGTCGGGCTACTACGAGATCCGCCACACGGTCGGGTTCGAGGAGACCAACCTCGTCGGCAATGTCTACTACGTCAACTACCTGCGCTGGCAGGGGCGGTGCCGCGAGATGTTCCTCAAGGAGAAGGCGCCCGCGGTGCTCGAGGACGTCCGCGACGACCTGAAGCTGTTCACGCTCAAGGT
Proteins encoded:
- a CDS encoding type I polyketide synthase, whose protein sequence is MSVERISIVGIGLSYPDASSPDELWENVLAGRRAFRRLPDERMNREDYYSPDPEAPDRFYAEKAAVLRDFEFDRVKYKVAGSTFRTTDMTHWLALDVAARALADAGFPEGEGLPKLSTGVVLGNSLTGEFSRANIMRLRWPYVRRTVAAALAEKGWGEEDIATFLGELEVQYKAPFPEINEDTLAGGLANTIAGRICNYFDLGGGGFTVDGACSSSLLSIVTAANALVEHDVDVALAGGVDLSIDPFEVIGFAKTGALATGEMKVYDADSNGFWPGEGSGMVVLMREEDAIARGARIYATLAGWGVSSDGKGGITRPEAAGHRLALTRAYNRAGYGVESVSYFEGHGTGTALGDETEIIALSGARRDAAPDAEKAALGTIKGNFGHTKAAAGIAGLIKATLAVYHQVIPPGTGQNEPHPLLTADDATMYVPREAGLFPAGKEIRAGVSAMGFGGINSHVTVEQGPDVERREDLDERTRALVTGRQDAELLLLDAEDLTQLRDRVAELVSVAAKLSMAELTDLAGTLAGELSGGAARAAIVATNPEDAARKLDRLRGRLDGGESSVFSASEGIYAGNRNATPKIAYLFPGQGSGRGAVGAIRRRFTAAEEIFTQAGLPTDGDQVATEVAQPRIVTGSLAALRVLRGLGIEADTAVGHSLGELTALHWGGAMDEQQVLRLAGIRGKVMASASDGGGAMAGLQAEPNQAERFAEGEDVVIAGYNAPRQTVLSGPADAIDRVCEKARAQGVTATRINVSHAFHSPLVEPAAVAMTEQLEGIGFERLTRPVISTVTGDVLHAAENLAELLRDQIVQPVRFREAAAKAAERSDLVVEVGPGRVLSGLFSEIAPDTPVLSVDTDSGSLSAVLGVAGAAFALGAALDTAALFAGRAVRPLPLDGEMSFLESPCEAAPSIDLELLRSQQSAEAKATAAAQAASATETDPASSTLDLLRKLAAERVELPLETVTADTHPLDDLHLSSITVGQIVNDVTRALGRPPLEGMPNFATVCLGELAEMIDELAETAQRSDTDAPKGEVPGVAPWVRPFAVQYVRAPRPFADIGSGGSTADWTVYSTEDHPLAEPLRSALAAAGIGDGVLLCLPPDADESHVGLFLDAGRAVMGAPTGTRFVLVQQGLGASGLAKTLRLEDPSIRTTIVDLPDAAATNPLAVEEAMGFVVSEVASTIDFAEARYDAGGNRWVPVLKPLPAPPEDPGPSPLSAGDVLLVTGGGKGITAESALAIAKESGAKLALLGRSLPESDTELAENLDRMTAAGIDFRYESADVTSAEQIKDAVEKMQAELGAVTAILHGAGRNEPSALFSLTEDTFRKTLSPKIDGLRAVLAAVDEDKIKLLVTFGSIIGRAGLRGEAHYATANDWMTELTLRFGREHPNAKVLALEWSVWSGAGMGEKLGVVGALMRDGITPIPTENGIEMLRQVLADPDSPPVLVVCGRTGGLATLPVERQELPLTRFVDRAVVHYPGVELITEADLSAGSDPYLADHLLDGDLLFPAVIGMEAMTQVAAAVTGQNGPPVLENVEFLRPIVVSPGGSTTIRLAALARSGEAVDVVIRSEDTGFSADHFRARLRFPRPDLGAQPGAFADLNNPLPPVPVDPVTELYGTVLFQGKRFQKLTGYRRASARHAVAEVSTDSGHSWFAPFLPQQKLLADPGTRDTMMHAIQCCVPDATLLPQGIERLFLADPADQDVEYVVLDARERSQDGDTYVYDLDIREPGGDLVERWEGLSLRAVRKRDGAGPWTPSMLGSYLERACERVLGGTRAVVVEPDPLGVDVGATPERRAQTRLALSRAIGRPAEVQYRPDGKPETDGFEISASHSSRLTLAVAGFGQLTCDVETVVERTDDDWAGLLGSELLAVRDLLAAETGESVAAASTRVWSALECIRKTGEMTQALTVQQVHPDGWALLSSGEARIATWATTIEDRPDPVVFAVLEGEES